In Puntigrus tetrazona isolate hp1 chromosome 22, ASM1883169v1, whole genome shotgun sequence, one genomic interval encodes:
- the LOC122328100 gene encoding LOW QUALITY PROTEIN: zinc finger protein 658B-like (The sequence of the model RefSeq protein was modified relative to this genomic sequence to represent the inferred CDS: inserted 1 base in 1 codon) translates to SAERLRQHQRIHSGEKPYKCSHCDKRFNRSENLKTHVRTHTXEKPYTCDQCGKSFAQKGHLTAHLTGHTGERPFTCVQCGKSFAQIRILKKHINIHTGVKPFTCDQCGKSFTHSSQLKRHMTIHTEEKPHTCDQCGRIFLRDSYLKKHLKVHSEEKPHSCSFCGKRFLLLQSLKLHQKIHTGVRDYIEREETFIIAEQLRRHQRIHTGEKPYKCSHCDKRFSQSENLKTHERTHTGEKPYKCSHCGKGFNRSEYLKMHMRIHTGEKPYSCDQCGMCFTQKGNLTVHQAVHTGEKPFTCDQCGNSFAQLRVLKKHMNIHTGDKLFTCDECGKSFTQQGFLTMHMNIHTREKLHICDLCGKAFLWATNLKNHLTVHSKEKPHSCSVCGKSFSRLDNLKAHQKIHTGVKEYMCFECEKTFITAKELKRHQMIHTGEKPYKCSHCDKRFRQLGTMKRHEMIHTREKP, encoded by the exons TCAGCGGAACGACTGAGACAGCACCAGAGGATCCACtctggagagaaaccttacaagtgttcacactgcGACAAGAGATTCAATCGGTCAGAAAACCTGAAAACACATGTGAGAACTCACA GAGAGAAACCATACAcgtgtgatcagtgcgggaagagttttgCACAAAAAGGACACCTTACTGCGCATCTGACCGGTCATACGGGAGAGAGACCGTTCACATGTgttcagtgtggaaagagttttgcaCAAATAAGAATCCTTAAGAAACACATAAACATCCACACCGGAGTGAAACCGTTCAcatgtgatcagtgcgggaagagtttcacaCATTCATCGCAACTGAAGAGACACATGACCATCCACACCGAAGAGAAACCGCATACGTGCGATCAGTGCGGAAGAATATTTTTGAGGGATTCGTACCTGAAGAAACACCTGAAAGTTCATTCAGAAGAGAAACCACATTCATGTTCTTTCTGTGGAAAGAGATTTTTACTGCTGCAAAGTTTAAAACTGCATCAGAAGATACACACTGGTGTGAGAGATTACATTGAGCGTGAAGAGACTTTTATTATAGCTGAACAACTGAGACGGCACCAgaggatccacactggagagaaaccatacaagtgttcacactgcGACAAGAGATTCAGCCAGTCagaaaatctgaaaacacacgagagaacccacaccggagagaaaccatacaagtgttcacactgtggCAAGGGATTCAATCGGTCAGAATATCTGAAAATgcacatgaggatccacaccggagagaaaccttacTCGTGTGATCAGTGTGGCATGTGTTTTACACAAAAAGGAAACCTTACTGTGCATCAGGCTGTTCATACGGGAGAGAAACCATTCACTTGTGATCAATGTGGAAACAGTTTTGCACAGTTAAGAGTCCTTAAGAAACACATGAACATTCACACGGGAGACAAACTGTTCACATGTGAtgagtgcgggaagagtttcacaCAACAAGGATTCCTTACCATGCACATGAACATCCACACTCGAGAAAAGCTGCACATATGCGATCTCTGTGGAAAGGCATTTTTGTGGGCTACGAACCTGAAGAATCATCTGACCGTTCATTCAAAGGAGAAACCGCATTCATGTTCTGTGTGTGGAAAGAGCTTTTCACGGCTGGATAATTTAAAAGCCCATCAGAAGATACACACTGGGGTGAAAGAATACATGTGCTTTGAGTGTGAGAAGACTTTTATTACAGCTAAAGAATTAAAACGGCACCAGAtgattcacactggagagaaaccttacaagtgttcacactgcGACAAGAGATTCAGACAGTTAGGAACTATGAAAAGGCATGAGATGATCCACACCAGAGAGAAACCTTAA